From a region of the Paenibacillus sp. FSL R10-2734 genome:
- a CDS encoding FliH/SctL family protein: MSKLIKHSQYVPVDVLKRLEQARHYAGLTEEPVPEETASETNYHDPAREEAEVARKQMLKDAQEFAEEQVRNASLEAEQIVESSKAEAEEWWKQRREQDEHMVEAVKSEAYQQGYQEGVSQAEQEMKLKVAAMMDEARAVLTEAYKARDVIIQEAEPFLVELSCDIAEKIVDKQLTVEPQFAMDLIRKNLARKREQGLISLCVSPAQFAFVNAAREELSLAVDSQAELQILPDSTVKDQGCVIRSSFGSIDARIDTQLAEIKKELVRIALDTDEQRNGEEDA; the protein is encoded by the coding sequence TTGTCTAAGCTGATTAAGCACTCTCAGTATGTTCCAGTTGATGTTCTGAAAAGATTGGAGCAGGCCCGGCATTATGCGGGCCTTACTGAGGAGCCCGTTCCTGAGGAGACTGCAAGCGAAACAAACTATCATGATCCCGCACGTGAAGAGGCAGAAGTGGCACGTAAGCAAATGCTTAAGGACGCCCAGGAATTTGCTGAAGAGCAGGTTCGGAATGCCTCTCTAGAAGCGGAACAGATTGTTGAATCTTCAAAAGCAGAGGCTGAAGAGTGGTGGAAACAACGCCGTGAGCAGGATGAGCATATGGTCGAGGCCGTCAAATCCGAAGCTTATCAGCAAGGGTATCAGGAAGGTGTTTCTCAAGCTGAACAAGAGATGAAGCTCAAAGTTGCAGCGATGATGGATGAAGCGCGTGCTGTTTTAACCGAGGCATATAAGGCAAGAGATGTCATTATTCAGGAAGCAGAACCTTTTTTAGTAGAGCTAAGCTGTGATATTGCAGAGAAAATTGTGGATAAACAATTAACGGTAGAGCCACAGTTTGCAATGGACCTGATTCGGAAGAATCTAGCTCGCAAACGAGAGCAGGGGCTGATCTCACTGTGTGTATCCCCTGCGCAATTCGCTTTTGTGAACGCAGCGAGGGAAGAATTGTCATTAGCGGTTGACTCGCAGGCTGAACTACAGATCTTGCCTGACTCGACTGTGAAAGATCAAGGTTGTGTAATCCGCTCCTCCTTTGGCAGCATAGATGCCCGAATTGATACTCAGCTTGCAGAAATCAAGAAAGAGCTGGTTAGAATCGCGCTGGACACCGATGAGCAGAGAAATGGGGAAGAAGATGCTTGA
- the fliI gene encoding flagellar protein export ATPase FliI produces the protein MGKKMLDSNRYKEQLRNLDPVRINGKVTQVIGLMVESEGPDASIGDVCYIYPSKGNKPLQAEVVGFRDNKVLLMPLGELQAIGPGCDVVGTGKPLSVQVGSELLGKILDGLGQPLDGSLIPARMPHSSTFNIPSNPLNRPRVQEPISIGVRAIDGLLTIGKGQRVGIFAGSGVGKSTLMGMIARNTSADVNVIALIGERGREVLDFIERDLGPEGLQRSVVIVATSDQPALIRIKGALIATTIAEYFRDRGLNVMLMMDSVTRYAMAQREVGLAVGEPPAMRGYTPSVFASLPKLLERAGTGPTGSITAFYTVLVDGDDMNEPIADAVRGILDGHIVLNRSIANKGHFPAIDVLSSISRVMKDIAPEEQIAAAENVKRLMAVYKDSEDLINIGAYQRGSNAQIDESMEYIDSIWEFTKQRVNEKVTLAEVQQSLISHFSRS, from the coding sequence ATGGGGAAGAAGATGCTTGATAGTAACCGTTATAAGGAGCAGCTTCGTAATCTCGATCCGGTGAGGATCAATGGGAAAGTGACGCAGGTTATCGGTCTTATGGTTGAATCGGAAGGTCCTGATGCTAGCATAGGAGATGTATGCTACATCTACCCTTCCAAAGGAAATAAGCCGCTGCAAGCTGAGGTCGTTGGTTTCCGTGACAACAAGGTACTATTAATGCCGCTTGGAGAACTGCAGGCTATTGGACCAGGTTGTGATGTTGTGGGTACAGGTAAGCCTCTAAGTGTACAGGTGGGTTCAGAATTACTGGGTAAAATACTGGATGGTCTAGGACAACCGCTGGATGGTTCACTTATCCCAGCTCGAATGCCACATAGTTCGACCTTTAATATTCCGTCCAATCCACTCAATAGACCACGCGTGCAAGAACCCATCAGCATCGGAGTAAGAGCGATTGATGGCTTGCTTACGATCGGTAAAGGTCAGCGGGTGGGGATTTTCGCTGGTTCGGGGGTCGGTAAAAGCACGCTGATGGGAATGATTGCACGTAATACATCAGCTGATGTTAATGTTATCGCTCTGATTGGAGAACGTGGCAGGGAAGTGCTTGACTTCATTGAACGCGATTTGGGACCTGAGGGTTTGCAGAGGTCGGTCGTAATTGTTGCTACATCTGATCAGCCCGCATTAATTCGTATTAAGGGAGCACTTATTGCTACAACAATTGCTGAGTACTTTCGTGACCGTGGATTAAATGTGATGCTCATGATGGATTCGGTCACTCGTTATGCTATGGCTCAACGTGAAGTTGGACTTGCAGTCGGCGAACCGCCTGCTATGAGGGGTTATACACCTTCGGTGTTTGCAAGCTTACCCAAGCTGCTAGAACGCGCCGGAACTGGTCCTACGGGCTCCATAACGGCCTTTTACACTGTGTTGGTTGACGGTGATGACATGAATGAGCCCATCGCTGATGCAGTTAGAGGAATACTCGACGGACATATCGTACTCAATCGAAGTATTGCGAATAAAGGACATTTCCCAGCAATAGATGTGCTGTCCAGCATTAGCCGTGTAATGAAGGATATTGCTCCAGAAGAGCAGATCGCCGCAGCAGAGAATGTGAAGCGACTAATGGCCGTTTACAAGGATTCAGAAGATTTAATTAATATCGGAGCTTATCAGAGAGGCTCCAATGCTCAGATTGATGAGTCGATGGAGTACATAGACAGTATATGGGAATTCACCAAACAAAGGGTGAATGAGAAAGTTACGCTGGCTGAAGTTCAACAGTCTTTAATTTCACACTTCTCAAGGAGTTGA
- the fliJ gene encoding flagellar export protein FliJ codes for MRFHYTFQKVVDLKGNEKTQAEWMLSSALGELQAQERSLDELTFQRSAIMLSLQNAAEQKTPMAKIREMQEYVEYLDKCISRKHADIRSAHQEVLKKQDQLSTKVLDEKVWLKAKDKAETVFQQSMILREQNELDEMATVRFAMKSL; via the coding sequence ATGAGATTTCATTATACTTTTCAAAAAGTCGTTGACTTGAAGGGCAATGAGAAGACACAGGCAGAATGGATGCTCTCAAGCGCGCTTGGAGAATTGCAGGCACAGGAAAGAAGCCTGGATGAACTCACCTTTCAGCGGAGCGCTATCATGCTATCCTTACAAAATGCCGCAGAACAAAAGACACCTATGGCGAAGATTCGTGAAATGCAAGAATATGTAGAATACCTGGATAAATGCATTTCCCGTAAGCATGCGGATATAAGAAGTGCACATCAGGAAGTTCTGAAGAAGCAAGATCAGTTAAGTACAAAGGTATTAGACGAAAAAGTATGGTTAAAGGCAAAAGATAAGGCTGAGACTGTGTTTCAGCAAAGTATGATTTTACGGGAACAAAACGAACTGGATGAGATGGCAACCGTCCGCTTCGCGATGAAATCCCTCTAA
- a CDS encoding kinesin — MANNDIELENEGSAGKFERFLFLMIPIIFTLVLLGVLLTLFNMDIRNNVFQIANKIPVLEKWVPDPPADPSDPKQQSKKQEVSSDTTIKELKAKLAQQEENLKKVMDEKTAQDTKVQALESQIEGMKKEAAAAIEVSTDETEDPYQKQVADLAKLYAGMKASKAAPIMENLTTEEMVQIFSVMNKASKTAILEKMDPQKAADVTIKLKETTSSSDMAIAALQSRLKKEAGTTQTTKTSTNLDKEKLNQTFSSMTPANAASLLGEMYKISPDKVVTIMNTVSDSVRSSILGEMTKKDSAQTAKIVNRLMGAK, encoded by the coding sequence GTGGCTAACAATGATATAGAACTTGAAAATGAAGGGTCAGCGGGGAAATTTGAACGGTTCTTATTTTTAATGATACCGATTATCTTCACGCTAGTACTGCTTGGAGTACTGTTGACGCTTTTTAATATGGACATTCGTAATAACGTGTTTCAGATTGCGAATAAAATTCCTGTGCTGGAAAAGTGGGTTCCAGATCCACCCGCAGATCCTTCTGATCCGAAGCAGCAGAGCAAGAAACAGGAAGTGAGCTCGGATACAACGATCAAGGAACTCAAAGCTAAGCTCGCGCAGCAGGAAGAGAACTTGAAAAAAGTTATGGACGAAAAAACAGCCCAGGATACCAAGGTTCAGGCGCTAGAATCGCAGATTGAGGGAATGAAGAAGGAAGCTGCTGCCGCAATTGAGGTAAGCACGGATGAAACAGAAGACCCTTATCAGAAGCAGGTTGCTGATCTGGCAAAGCTGTATGCGGGCATGAAAGCTTCTAAAGCTGCTCCGATTATGGAGAATTTAACTACGGAAGAAATGGTGCAGATATTCAGCGTAATGAATAAAGCGAGTAAAACTGCCATTCTGGAAAAAATGGATCCGCAAAAAGCGGCAGATGTCACCATTAAGTTGAAAGAAACTACCTCTTCAAGTGATATGGCTATTGCAGCTCTTCAATCTAGATTGAAGAAAGAAGCAGGCACCACACAAACGACTAAAACTAGTACAAATCTAGATAAGGAAAAGTTGAACCAAACCTTTAGTTCAATGACTCCTGCTAATGCAGCTTCTCTACTAGGAGAAATGTACAAGATTAGCCCTGATAAAGTAGTAACGATTATGAACACCGTTAGTGATAGTGTTCGCTCTTCTATTTTGGGGGAAATGACCAAAAAAGACAGCGCACAAACTGCGAAGATTGTTAATCGTTTGATGGGCGCTAAATAA
- a CDS encoding flagellar hook-length control protein FliK, whose translation MSLVVQSLVSANTTATSGSSSTSTGTTAAVPFAQTLVQTMGGNTANTTSVPTDPILGNLASLLQGLLKEVQTTGDEQGGQDTQHSDLLEKLTADLENLDESINNDPAMLVALQAWLLQVSALLSGSQATEGDATSEAESAGGLSPLAQNADTLRFAVQDDLHSLVTLIQEATVNGNEEAASKGISLLNNFTALLEQSSVNLNKGKGQNSSVNDSSGVSVQQPIVTESNGNTTDKIIHNLSNRAGEAAAIKNEAVLTSTVTSGTVQDAEAETTNTPLVKTGITGETKLAESSQDSTSGTVSIEGDHEVVTAGQLSLRGGITAPLKAEVPVAPVPVQQFAQEMSGFITGKLEIVQKGGVAEATISLFPENLGQVDVKITMQNGHLVAQFMTEHAGAKDMLEQQMNQLRAALQSQGLQVEKLEVTQNNTPLNSQWGQEGRQPGSGSGQQGRRSKESREEANDAVLAAELNGEWNDWVANAGQEDQAQGGSFSAKA comes from the coding sequence ATGAGTTTAGTTGTTCAATCACTTGTGAGTGCTAATACAACAGCCACAAGTGGTAGCTCGTCAACTTCTACTGGCACAACAGCAGCTGTACCTTTTGCTCAGACATTAGTGCAAACTATGGGAGGAAACACAGCTAATACCACATCGGTACCGACTGATCCGATACTGGGAAATCTAGCTTCTTTATTGCAAGGTCTTTTAAAGGAAGTGCAGACGACTGGAGATGAGCAGGGGGGACAAGACACACAGCATTCAGATCTCCTTGAGAAACTCACTGCTGATCTTGAAAATCTGGATGAAAGCATCAATAATGATCCTGCTATGCTGGTAGCTTTGCAAGCTTGGCTTCTTCAGGTCTCTGCACTTCTATCAGGGAGTCAAGCCACTGAAGGTGATGCAACATCTGAAGCGGAATCGGCAGGAGGCTTATCGCCTTTAGCACAGAATGCGGATACGCTGCGTTTTGCTGTTCAAGATGATTTGCATAGTTTAGTTACTCTGATTCAGGAAGCTACAGTGAATGGGAACGAAGAAGCTGCTAGTAAGGGAATAAGTTTGTTAAATAATTTTACGGCCCTACTAGAACAGTCTTCCGTTAACCTTAACAAGGGGAAGGGACAGAACTCCAGCGTGAATGATAGCTCTGGTGTATCTGTACAACAACCAATAGTGACTGAAAGCAACGGCAATACGACGGACAAGATCATTCACAACCTTAGTAATCGTGCTGGAGAAGCTGCTGCAATTAAGAATGAAGCAGTCTTAACTTCAACTGTGACCTCAGGGACTGTTCAAGATGCTGAAGCAGAGACTACGAACACACCTTTGGTAAAGACCGGTATTACTGGTGAAACGAAGCTGGCAGAATCTTCACAAGACTCCACATCAGGGACTGTGAGCATAGAAGGAGATCATGAGGTTGTTACCGCGGGTCAACTATCTCTACGGGGTGGAATTACGGCACCTTTGAAGGCTGAGGTTCCAGTAGCTCCTGTACCGGTTCAGCAGTTTGCTCAGGAAATGAGCGGTTTCATTACAGGCAAATTGGAGATTGTGCAAAAAGGCGGAGTAGCTGAGGCTACGATATCACTCTTTCCAGAAAATCTCGGACAAGTTGATGTTAAGATTACCATGCAAAACGGCCATCTGGTTGCACAGTTTATGACTGAACATGCTGGAGCTAAAGATATGCTGGAACAGCAGATGAACCAACTTCGAGCTGCATTACAGTCTCAAGGCCTCCAAGTAGAAAAATTGGAAGTCACACAAAATAATACCCCCCTCAATTCACAATGGGGTCAAGAAGGACGCCAACCTGGTTCTGGAAGTGGTCAGCAGGGAAGACGCTCCAAAGAAAGTCGCGAGGAAGCTAATGATGCTGTTCTAGCCGCAGAGCTAAATGGTGAATGGAATGATTGGGTTGCAAATGCAGGGCAAGAAGATCAGGCTCAAGGTGGCTCTTTTTCTGCTAAAGCTTAA
- a CDS encoding flagellar hook capping FlgD N-terminal domain-containing protein: MTTTTPPVSTKDQWNYTTPESTKTTGNSVLGKDQFLKILITQLQNQDPMQPMQDKEFIAQMAQFTSVEQLMNISTQLTSMNQSLGSVSGLIGKDITWTDTATDLPKTGNVESIVVSKGIQYAVVGKDRIALTDITQIQNPSTENGSGTDSNTPENGGGSGETV, translated from the coding sequence ATGACGACAACAACACCCCCTGTTTCAACGAAAGATCAGTGGAATTATACAACTCCTGAATCGACTAAAACAACAGGGAATTCTGTCTTGGGTAAGGATCAATTTTTGAAAATATTGATTACCCAGCTGCAGAATCAGGATCCGATGCAACCGATGCAGGATAAAGAATTTATAGCGCAAATGGCACAGTTTACATCTGTAGAGCAGCTGATGAATATCTCTACACAGCTTACATCAATGAATCAGTCACTTGGCTCAGTATCTGGCTTGATTGGTAAAGATATCACATGGACGGATACTGCCACAGATCTACCTAAGACAGGGAATGTTGAATCAATCGTTGTCAGCAAGGGGATTCAATATGCGGTTGTGGGGAAAGACAGAATCGCTTTAACCGATATTACACAAATTCAGAATCCATCTACAGAAAATGGTTCTGGCACAGATAGTAATACTCCGGAGAATGGCGGAGGAAGCGGGGAGACAGTATGA
- a CDS encoding TIGR02530 family flagellar biosynthesis protein, whose protein sequence is MSDRLTIGQLYPASLHSSTLQRSSITKQPLTGESSFESVLQQKLLKFSNHAAKRLEQRGIELGSRQLDQISSAVDKAAAKGSKESLILMKDLAFIVSVPNRTVVTAMDGNSIKDNVFTQIDSAIVIS, encoded by the coding sequence ATGAGTGACAGGCTAACTATTGGCCAATTGTATCCTGCGTCCCTACATTCTTCAACGTTACAGCGATCTTCGATAACGAAACAGCCTCTAACTGGGGAATCGTCATTTGAGAGTGTACTGCAACAGAAATTACTAAAATTCAGCAATCATGCGGCTAAGCGTCTTGAACAAAGAGGAATAGAGCTTGGAAGCAGACAACTGGATCAAATTTCTTCTGCTGTGGATAAAGCTGCAGCCAAAGGAAGTAAAGAATCCTTGATATTAATGAAGGACTTAGCATTCATCGTAAGTGTTCCCAATCGTACGGTTGTAACAGCTATGGATGGGAATTCGATAAAAGATAATGTGTTTACGCAAATAGACAGTGCAATTGTGATTTCATAA
- the flgG gene encoding flagellar basal body rod protein FlgG, whose translation MLRSMYSGVSGMRGFQTKLDVIGNNIANVNTIGFKSGRVMFKDIMSQTVSGVTAPSDDGAGGVNAKQVGLGVSIGSIDTLHLAGSAQTTNNPTDLRIDGDGFFLVKLSEDQETPFLTRAGDFHIDAARNLVTSDGLHVLDSGGGLIQLGDDVTAFSISNDGTIVQTMADGTTEAGVQIGVAKVTNPSGLEKIGGNLYRMTLNANAEGELVPTTANNTEDGTGSIISGQLEMSNVDLTNEFTEMIVSQRGFQANSRIITTSDEVLQEVVNLKR comes from the coding sequence ATGTTAAGATCAATGTATTCAGGAGTTTCGGGGATGAGAGGCTTTCAAACTAAACTCGATGTAATCGGTAATAACATTGCCAACGTTAATACAATCGGTTTTAAATCCGGACGCGTTATGTTCAAGGACATTATGAGTCAAACCGTTTCTGGAGTAACAGCTCCAAGCGACGATGGCGCGGGTGGAGTGAATGCTAAACAAGTCGGACTGGGTGTAAGCATCGGTTCTATTGATACACTCCATTTGGCTGGTAGTGCTCAAACTACTAATAACCCGACAGATTTACGTATTGACGGAGATGGGTTTTTCCTAGTAAAGCTTTCAGAAGACCAAGAAACCCCTTTCTTGACTCGTGCAGGTGATTTCCACATAGATGCTGCGCGTAATCTTGTTACTTCTGACGGACTACATGTGCTAGATTCCGGAGGTGGACTGATTCAATTGGGTGATGATGTAACAGCATTCTCCATTTCCAATGATGGAACGATTGTTCAGACCATGGCAGATGGAACGACTGAAGCAGGTGTACAGATTGGAGTGGCAAAGGTTACTAACCCGTCTGGTCTAGAGAAAATCGGTGGTAATCTCTACCGTATGACACTTAATGCGAATGCAGAAGGTGAACTTGTTCCGACTACAGCGAATAATACAGAAGATGGTACAGGGTCGATCATTTCTGGTCAACTCGAAATGTCCAACGTAGATCTGACTAATGAATTTACAGAAATGATTGTATCGCAACGTGGTTTCCAGGCGAACTCTCGTATCATTACGACTTCAGATGAAGTGCTGCAGGAAGTAGTTAACCTGAAGCGTTAA
- a CDS encoding flagellar FlbD family protein gives MISVTRLNGTPMWINALLVEMVEESPDTYITLVTGKRLIVLEKAEEVITKIRDYNRDIGTYAATIKVQSMEELT, from the coding sequence ATGATATCGGTAACGAGATTAAATGGAACACCGATGTGGATCAATGCCCTACTGGTAGAAATGGTAGAAGAAAGCCCGGATACATATATTACGCTCGTAACCGGAAAAAGACTGATCGTGCTTGAAAAAGCTGAAGAAGTTATTACGAAAATCCGGGATTATAACAGGGACATAGGCACATATGCTGCCACCATTAAAGTCCAGTCAATGGAGGAGCTAACATGA
- a CDS encoding flagellar basal body-associated FliL family protein gives MKKMLPWLLTILLAITLIVIAAFLLMDKIFPKDANDVNAAVQSVETKYLTADEIVELTAEITEIKTNLADPDYIVQIDFAFQLNSAKSKEAFEKIKEIKIKPIIIKTLADTKPEELNGANGKDQLSSKLVNLINKTLTEGKITQIEVTKFLLASM, from the coding sequence ATGAAGAAGATGCTGCCGTGGCTACTAACGATTTTACTTGCGATTACACTTATCGTGATAGCCGCATTTTTATTAATGGACAAGATCTTTCCGAAAGATGCGAATGATGTAAATGCTGCGGTTCAAAGTGTGGAGACGAAGTATTTAACTGCAGATGAAATCGTCGAATTAACGGCAGAGATCACTGAGATCAAAACAAATCTTGCTGATCCCGATTATATCGTTCAAATAGATTTCGCCTTCCAACTGAATTCTGCGAAATCAAAGGAAGCATTCGAAAAAATAAAAGAGATCAAAATCAAGCCGATAATTATCAAGACGCTTGCAGATACCAAACCTGAGGAGCTTAACGGAGCAAATGGCAAAGATCAGCTTAGCAGCAAACTTGTTAATCTGATCAATAAGACATTGACCGAAGGCAAAATCACACAGATCGAAGTCACCAAATTCCTATTGGCTTCTATGTAG
- the fliM gene encoding flagellar motor switch protein FliM has product MVDVLSQNEIDALLAALSSGEMDADELKKEETQKKIRAYDFKRAVRFSKDHIRSLTRIHDNFARYLTTYFSAQLRTFVQISVVQVEQLPYDEFIRSIPKMTILNIFEAEPLEGRMVMEVNPNIAFAMLDRLLGGFGIAPSKINALTEIETTIMERIFSGCFESLQEAWKTVLDINPRMEALETNPQFMQIVSPNETIALISLSTKIGDTTGMINLCIPHVVLEPIMSRLSVHQWFVSEKKTRDALELETIKARVHKAKLPIVAELGESRLSISEFLGLSIGDVISLNRNVDSGLSIKVGEKLKFIGSPGMVKDRVAVQIDEIVSEGVEEFDE; this is encoded by the coding sequence GTGGTTGATGTACTTTCACAAAACGAAATAGATGCTCTACTTGCTGCACTTTCTTCAGGTGAGATGGATGCCGATGAACTTAAAAAGGAAGAAACTCAGAAGAAGATTCGAGCTTATGACTTTAAACGGGCCGTTCGCTTTTCCAAAGATCATATCCGTAGTCTTACAAGGATACATGACAATTTCGCCCGTTATCTTACAACGTACTTTTCAGCCCAATTACGCACCTTCGTGCAGATTAGCGTCGTTCAAGTAGAGCAGCTCCCTTATGATGAATTTATTCGTTCCATTCCGAAAATGACGATACTTAACATTTTTGAAGCTGAACCCTTAGAAGGTCGAATGGTAATGGAAGTTAATCCAAACATCGCTTTTGCTATGCTGGATAGATTGCTGGGGGGCTTTGGAATTGCTCCTTCTAAGATTAATGCTTTGACTGAGATCGAAACAACAATCATGGAGCGTATCTTTAGCGGGTGTTTTGAGAGCTTACAAGAAGCTTGGAAGACTGTACTGGATATTAATCCACGTATGGAAGCGCTCGAAACGAATCCGCAGTTCATGCAAATTGTATCGCCCAATGAGACGATTGCATTAATCTCGTTAAGCACCAAAATTGGAGATACAACAGGTATGATCAATCTTTGTATCCCACACGTTGTTCTGGAACCTATAATGTCTAGACTATCTGTTCACCAATGGTTTGTTTCAGAAAAGAAGACGAGGGATGCATTAGAACTCGAAACGATCAAAGCTAGAGTTCATAAGGCGAAACTACCGATTGTCGCTGAACTTGGAGAATCGCGCCTATCTATATCTGAGTTTCTTGGACTTAGCATCGGTGACGTGATCTCACTCAACAGGAATGTAGATTCCGGACTCTCGATTAAGGTAGGGGAGAAGCTTAAGTTCATCGGAAGTCCCGGAATGGTGAAAGACCGGGTAGCCGTGCAAATAGACGAGATTGTCAGTGAAGGAGTTGAAGAATTTGACGAGTAA
- the fliY gene encoding flagellar motor switch phosphatase FliY, producing MTSKDYLSQEEIDALLRQSAEGSLAPSEKTVNDYLTPFEQDALGEIGNITFGSAATALSTLLGKKVDITTPQVSIITRGEFEVAFPKPHVAVHVEYVDGFQGINSLVIKIRDAQVIADLMLGGEGEPKDEELNEIHISAVQEAMNQMMGSSATSMSTIFNRFVNISPPGIDILNMSSGEGVGNLPNDETLIRISFRLKIGDLIDSTIMQLLPVQFAKDMVTMLLGDVSPAAQEAAVASTEAPDKPAHVETPPVAPPVQQTPPQPTGVTPPPYPPQGMPAYPGMPEGGYYYPPAGMPAYGMPGMPPYGMPPQGMPYGQTPPLSPEANRNVNVQPVQFANLNGGAFGHIDENNLNLLMDIPLRVTVELGRTQKQIKDILEMSQGSIIELDKLAGEPVDILVNNKLIAKGEVVVIDENFGVRVTDIVSQWDRIQKLQ from the coding sequence TTGACGAGTAAAGATTATTTATCCCAAGAAGAAATCGACGCCCTTCTGAGACAATCTGCGGAAGGCTCATTAGCTCCTTCAGAGAAAACGGTAAATGACTATTTAACACCGTTTGAACAGGATGCTTTGGGTGAAATCGGTAATATAACATTTGGTAGTGCAGCGACAGCTCTTTCGACTTTACTGGGGAAAAAGGTTGATATTACAACCCCTCAAGTTTCTATCATTACACGTGGGGAATTTGAAGTAGCTTTTCCTAAACCGCATGTAGCAGTACATGTAGAGTATGTGGATGGATTTCAAGGCATTAATTCATTAGTTATTAAGATTAGGGATGCACAGGTTATCGCCGATTTAATGCTTGGTGGTGAAGGTGAACCTAAGGATGAAGAATTGAATGAAATTCACATTAGTGCTGTGCAGGAAGCTATGAACCAAATGATGGGTTCTTCTGCTACATCGATGTCTACTATTTTTAATCGGTTTGTTAATATTTCGCCTCCGGGTATCGACATTCTTAATATGTCCAGCGGTGAAGGCGTAGGCAACCTGCCGAATGACGAAACCTTAATCCGTATTTCGTTTCGACTTAAAATAGGAGATTTAATAGACTCTACTATTATGCAGCTCTTGCCTGTCCAGTTTGCTAAGGATATGGTAACGATGCTTCTAGGTGATGTCAGCCCCGCGGCGCAGGAAGCTGCAGTTGCGTCAACAGAGGCTCCTGATAAACCAGCTCATGTGGAGACACCTCCTGTAGCACCACCAGTGCAACAGACGCCTCCGCAGCCTACAGGAGTAACACCTCCGCCATATCCACCACAGGGGATGCCTGCTTATCCAGGGATGCCCGAAGGCGGATATTATTATCCTCCAGCAGGAATGCCAGCGTATGGCATGCCGGGGATGCCACCATATGGAATGCCACCACAAGGCATGCCTTATGGACAGACACCACCGCTTAGTCCTGAAGCAAATCGCAATGTAAATGTGCAGCCTGTACAATTTGCTAACCTTAACGGTGGAGCTTTTGGTCATATTGATGAAAATAATTTAAATTTATTGATGGACATACCGCTTAGAGTAACCGTAGAATTAGGGAGGACCCAGAAGCAGATTAAAGATATTTTGGAAATGTCACAAGGCTCGATCATTGAGCTGGACAAGCTCGCCGGTGAGCCTGTAGATATTTTGGTTAACAACAAGCTT